One part of the Thermithiobacillus tepidarius DSM 3134 genome encodes these proteins:
- a CDS encoding response regulator: MNNPLKVLHLEDNPLDADLVHWTLAAEGLPNTITRVETRDAFAAALEEEEFDLILADYTLPAFDGISALAIARERRAHIPFIILSGVMGEEVAIETLKSGATDYVLKQRMSRLVPSVRRALQQTQERLQRQLLEEKLRLLEKSVEHLNDIVMIIEVDSPEHAGPKVVFVNDACIQRTGYTPEEIIGQAPPTFEGPRTDPAALERIRTAMASFQPVREELLNYTKDGQEFWIELDIVPVANAQGRFTHWVSIGRDITERKRAEETRLRLQEQLYHSQKMESIGLLAGGVAHDFNNLLTSILSSAELAQESLPEVHPAREDLKTIIKAALRASGLTKELLAYAGGGRRSSEVVNINHLVTDMLAILRSQMPKSIIVRKALQSGLPPVEADPVQIQQVIMNLCLNASEAMKDHGGVLSITTDRVMLNEEQTRKFRSFNPPEPGLYALFEVSDTGSGMDAETQKRIFEPFYSTKTQGRGLGLAAVLGIIKSHRGGIEVMSEPGEGTTFTVYLPATDKPFPEEMAKPAEVVHGPHTILFVDDEEILRALGQRILERLGYRVILAADGIEAVRIFQEHMEEIDLVILDLSMPRKGGEDTYHEISQIRPDIKVILCSGYDESTANEKIVGDNLVGLIQKPFEMNVFARAVHAALEQP; encoded by the coding sequence CCACTGAAGGTTCTCCACCTCGAAGACAACCCCCTGGATGCCGACTTGGTCCACTGGACCCTGGCCGCGGAAGGACTGCCCAACACCATCACGCGCGTCGAGACGCGGGACGCCTTCGCCGCCGCCCTGGAGGAGGAAGAGTTCGATCTCATCCTGGCAGACTATACCCTGCCGGCTTTCGACGGCATCAGCGCCCTGGCGATCGCCCGGGAGCGGCGGGCGCACATCCCCTTCATCATTCTGAGCGGGGTCATGGGCGAAGAGGTGGCCATCGAGACCCTGAAAAGCGGTGCCACCGACTACGTGCTCAAGCAGCGCATGTCGCGTCTGGTGCCTTCGGTGCGCCGGGCGCTGCAGCAGACCCAGGAGCGCCTGCAGCGGCAGCTGCTGGAGGAGAAGCTGCGCCTGCTGGAGAAGTCGGTCGAGCACCTGAACGACATCGTGATGATCATCGAGGTCGATTCGCCGGAGCACGCCGGGCCGAAAGTGGTGTTCGTGAACGACGCCTGCATTCAGCGCACCGGCTATACCCCGGAGGAGATCATCGGCCAGGCGCCGCCGACCTTCGAGGGGCCCAGGACCGATCCCGCCGCGCTGGAGCGCATCCGCACCGCCATGGCCAGCTTCCAGCCGGTGCGTGAGGAGCTCCTGAACTACACCAAGGACGGGCAGGAGTTCTGGATCGAACTGGACATCGTGCCAGTGGCCAATGCCCAGGGTCGCTTCACCCATTGGGTATCCATCGGCCGCGACATCACCGAGCGCAAGCGGGCGGAGGAGACGCGCCTGCGTTTGCAGGAGCAGCTCTATCATTCCCAGAAGATGGAGAGCATCGGCCTGCTGGCGGGCGGCGTCGCCCACGATTTCAACAATCTGCTGACCAGCATCCTGAGCAGTGCCGAGCTGGCGCAGGAGAGCCTGCCGGAAGTCCACCCGGCGCGAGAGGACCTGAAGACCATCATCAAGGCGGCCCTGCGTGCCTCCGGCCTGACCAAGGAGCTGCTGGCCTATGCCGGCGGTGGCCGGCGCAGCTCGGAGGTGGTGAACATCAACCACCTGGTCACCGACATGCTGGCCATCCTGCGCTCGCAGATGCCCAAGTCCATTATCGTGCGCAAGGCGCTGCAGTCCGGTCTGCCGCCGGTGGAGGCGGACCCGGTGCAGATCCAGCAGGTCATCATGAATCTCTGCCTGAACGCCAGCGAGGCGATGAAGGACCATGGCGGCGTGCTGTCCATCACCACCGACCGGGTGATGCTGAACGAGGAGCAGACGCGCAAGTTCCGCAGCTTCAATCCGCCGGAGCCGGGTCTCTACGCCCTCTTCGAGGTCAGCGACACCGGTTCCGGCATGGATGCGGAAACGCAGAAGCGCATCTTCGAGCCCTTCTACTCGACCAAGACCCAGGGGCGCGGTCTGGGGCTGGCGGCGGTGCTGGGCATCATCAAAAGCCATCGCGGCGGCATCGAGGTGATGAGCGAGCCGGGCGAAGGCACGACGTTCACCGTCTACCTGCCGGCCACGGACAAGCCCTTCCCGGAGGAGATGGCCAAGCCCGCCGAAGTCGTGCACGGTCCGCATACCATTCTCTTCGTGGATGACGAGGAGATTCTGCGCGCCCTCGGCCAGCGCATCCTGGAACGCCTGGGCTACCGGGTCATCCTGGCGGCGGACGGCATCGAGGCGGTGCGCATCTTCCAGGAGCACATGGAGGAGATCGACCTGGTCATCCTGGATCTGTCCATGCCGCGCAAGGGTGGCGAGGATACCTACCACGAGATCTCCCAGATCCGCCCGGACATCAAGGTCATCCTGTGCAGCGGCTATGACGAATCCACGGCCAACGAGAAGATCGTGGGCGACAATCTGGTGGGCCTGATCCAAAAGCCGTTCGAGATGAACGTCTTCGCCCGCGCGGTGCATGCCGCCCTGGAGCAGCCTTAA
- a CDS encoding bifunctional metallophosphatase/5'-nucleotidase gives MNKQAAWAGLFLILAAFAWMGSAAAADGARSGTLTILHTNDFHGRYMPFAVAPGNATAQTGDPGRAPQSFARTGKVNGFARLATAIAQIRRERGPTNVLLLHGGDTFSDDLLGNLTRGEAIIRLMNAVGYQFMALGNHDFDYGVERTRELQRLARFPMRGANVIDQASGRPFLGNPAVILTAGGLRVGILALGYHNTDQTGSPDNTKGLRFTSGIEAAKRYVPMLRRQADMVVVLSHQGSKVDRILAREVPDIDLIVGAHSHDEIAPPERIGKVRLVQALSDAAVLGEVTIRVADGQIAEVRGVAHTLWDDRYPADPGVSRLIERLRAPHRAQLEAVIATAAERIGRRYKSESPFDTLAGEILRRHAKAEVAFLPGVGYGVSLSPGPIRREDLYTLLPHPSKVVSMRLTGAQILAILEQSATNQKPENPLDAVGGLVQTAGLRWTVDLTRPIGQRIRDVAVGDAPLDPDRSYRVVTHSGMLQGIHRYGTFAEGRDIERTEDKVTDVVEAGLRAMGTVRAPALGAVTLIKDET, from the coding sequence ATGAACAAGCAGGCAGCGTGGGCGGGTCTCTTTCTGATCTTGGCCGCTTTTGCCTGGATGGGCAGCGCGGCCGCCGCCGATGGGGCGCGCTCCGGCACCCTGACCATCCTGCACACCAACGACTTCCATGGGCGCTACATGCCCTTTGCCGTGGCCCCCGGCAACGCCACCGCCCAGACCGGTGATCCGGGCCGGGCGCCGCAGAGCTTCGCGCGGACGGGCAAGGTCAACGGATTCGCGCGCCTGGCCACCGCCATCGCGCAGATCCGCCGCGAGCGCGGTCCGACCAACGTGCTGCTCCTGCATGGCGGCGACACCTTCAGCGACGATCTCCTGGGCAACCTGACCCGGGGCGAGGCGATCATTCGCCTGATGAACGCGGTGGGTTATCAGTTCATGGCCCTGGGCAACCATGATTTCGACTACGGCGTCGAGCGCACCCGCGAGCTGCAGCGGCTCGCCCGCTTTCCCATGCGCGGCGCCAACGTCATCGACCAGGCCAGCGGCCGGCCCTTCCTGGGCAACCCGGCCGTGATCCTGACGGCGGGCGGGCTGCGCGTGGGCATCCTGGCGCTGGGCTACCACAACACCGACCAGACCGGCAGTCCGGACAACACCAAGGGGCTGCGCTTCACCAGCGGCATCGAGGCGGCCAAGCGCTACGTGCCCATGCTGCGGCGCCAGGCCGACATGGTGGTGGTCCTGTCCCATCAGGGCAGCAAGGTGGACCGCATCCTGGCCCGCGAGGTGCCGGACATCGATCTCATCGTCGGCGCCCATTCCCACGACGAGATCGCGCCGCCGGAACGCATCGGCAAGGTGCGCCTGGTGCAGGCCCTGTCCGACGCGGCGGTGCTCGGCGAGGTGACGATCCGGGTGGCCGACGGCCAGATCGCCGAGGTGCGCGGCGTGGCCCACACCCTGTGGGACGACCGGTATCCGGCCGACCCTGGGGTCAGCCGCCTGATCGAGCGCCTGCGCGCGCCCCATCGCGCCCAGCTGGAGGCGGTGATCGCCACCGCCGCCGAGCGCATCGGCCGGCGCTACAAATCGGAGAGCCCCTTCGACACCCTGGCCGGCGAGATCCTGCGCCGCCATGCCAAGGCCGAGGTGGCCTTCCTGCCGGGCGTGGGCTACGGCGTGTCCCTGTCGCCGGGCCCCATCCGGCGCGAGGACCTCTACACCCTGCTGCCGCATCCGTCCAAGGTGGTCAGCATGCGGCTCACCGGGGCGCAGATCCTGGCGATCCTGGAGCAGAGCGCGACCAACCAGAAGCCGGAGAATCCCCTCGACGCGGTCGGCGGCCTGGTGCAGACGGCCGGCCTGCGCTGGACCGTTGACCTGACCCGGCCTATCGGCCAGCGCATCCGCGACGTGGCCGTGGGCGACGCGCCCCTCGACCCCGACCGCAGCTACCGGGTGGTGACCCACAGCGGCATGCTGCAGGGCATCCACCGCTACGGCACCTTTGCCGAGGGCCGCGACATCGAGCGGACAGAGGACAAGGTGACGGACGTGGTGGAGGCGGGGCTGCGAGCCATGGGGACCGTGCGTGCTCCGGCTTTGGGCGCGGTCACCCTGATCAAAGACGAAACTTGA
- a CDS encoding DUF4142 domain-containing protein, with product MMNTRTILGNSLMAGMAAALLFFSPASHAQAQADRAFMEMAAQGGMAEVQMGQMATRQAADPDVKQFGQRMVDDHGKANAELKQLAQKKGVTLPDDTDKKHKDIAARLAKLKGAEFDRAYMAAMVKDHQEDVTHFENKAKNAKDADVKAWAGKTLPVLKEHLQMAESLHARLAKSGSK from the coding sequence ATGATGAATACACGCACGATATTGGGCAACAGCCTCATGGCCGGCATGGCTGCCGCCCTGCTGTTCTTTTCACCGGCCAGTCATGCCCAGGCCCAGGCCGACCGGGCCTTCATGGAAATGGCTGCCCAAGGCGGCATGGCGGAGGTGCAGATGGGACAGATGGCCACCAGGCAGGCCGCCGACCCGGATGTGAAGCAGTTCGGCCAGCGTATGGTGGATGACCACGGCAAGGCCAACGCGGAGCTGAAGCAGTTGGCTCAGAAAAAGGGCGTGACCCTGCCCGATGACACGGACAAGAAGCACAAGGACATCGCCGCCCGCTTGGCCAAGCTCAAGGGTGCCGAGTTCGACCGGGCCTACATGGCGGCCATGGTGAAGGATCACCAGGAGGACGTGACCCACTTCGAGAACAAGGCCAAGAACGCCAAGGACGCCGACGTCAAGGCGTGGGCCGGCAAGACCCTGCCGGTGCTGAAGGAGCACCTGCAGATGGCCGAAAGCCTGCATGCCCGTCTGGCCAAGTCGGGGTCCAAGTGA
- a CDS encoding PRC-barrel domain-containing protein, giving the protein MESTTKLLSAGSLMKDEVESRDGEHLGKITELMIDMERGCIAYAVLSFGGLLGIGDKLFAVPWEAFRLQGHTLILNVDKDTLKRAPGFDKDYWPDISDPAWAAQVHRHYGVGSRGMRH; this is encoded by the coding sequence ATGGAAAGTACCACGAAACTGCTCTCCGCCGGCTCGCTCATGAAAGACGAAGTCGAGTCCCGGGATGGAGAGCATCTTGGCAAGATCACCGAGCTCATGATCGACATGGAGCGCGGCTGCATCGCGTACGCCGTGCTGTCCTTCGGCGGGCTGCTGGGCATCGGCGACAAGCTCTTCGCCGTGCCCTGGGAGGCCTTCCGGCTGCAAGGGCATACCTTGATCCTGAACGTGGACAAGGACACGCTGAAGCGGGCTCCCGGCTTCGACAAGGACTACTGGCCCGATATCAGTGATCCGGCCTGGGCGGCGCAGGTCCACAGGCACTACGGCGTCGGCTCGCGCGGGATGCGGCATTGA
- a CDS encoding UDP-glucuronic acid decarboxylase family protein, whose product MKNLQRKRILVTGGAGFLGSHLCERLLNEGHDVLCVDNFFTGAKENIIPLLDNPHFEVLRHDVTFPLYVEVDEIYNLACPASPVHYQFDPVQTTKTSVLGAINMLGLAKRTRAKIFQASTSEVYGDPQVHPQPEEYRGHVNPNGLRACYDEGKRCAETLFFDYRRQHGLRIKVARIFNTYGPKMLPNDGRVISNFIVQALRGEPITVYGDGLQTRSFCYVDDLIEGFLRLMNSPDDLPGPINLGNPGEFTILELAQKVLSMTGSKSKIVFKPLPKDDPLQRRPDISLAREQLRWEPKIKLEEGLIKTIAYFDKLLKAGRTAKSFAKPVIHPAAEAQSLRLNF is encoded by the coding sequence ATGAAGAACTTACAAAGAAAGCGCATTCTGGTCACCGGTGGCGCGGGTTTCCTGGGCTCTCACCTATGCGAGCGGCTGCTGAACGAAGGCCACGATGTCCTGTGCGTGGATAATTTCTTCACCGGCGCCAAGGAAAACATCATCCCGCTGCTGGACAACCCGCACTTCGAGGTGCTCCGCCACGACGTGACCTTCCCCCTCTACGTGGAGGTGGACGAGATCTACAACCTGGCCTGCCCGGCCTCGCCGGTCCACTATCAGTTCGATCCGGTGCAGACCACCAAGACCAGCGTGCTCGGGGCCATCAACATGCTGGGCCTGGCCAAGCGCACCAGGGCCAAGATCTTCCAGGCCTCCACCAGCGAGGTCTACGGCGACCCGCAGGTGCACCCGCAGCCGGAGGAGTACCGCGGTCACGTCAATCCCAACGGCCTGCGCGCCTGCTACGACGAGGGCAAGCGCTGCGCCGAGACCCTCTTTTTCGATTACCGCCGCCAGCATGGCCTGCGCATCAAGGTGGCGCGCATCTTCAACACCTACGGCCCGAAGATGCTGCCCAACGACGGGCGGGTGATCTCCAACTTCATTGTCCAGGCCCTCCGGGGCGAGCCCATCACCGTCTACGGCGACGGCCTGCAGACGCGCTCCTTCTGCTACGTGGACGATCTGATCGAGGGCTTTCTCCGCTTGATGAACAGCCCCGACGATCTGCCCGGGCCGATCAATCTGGGCAATCCCGGCGAGTTCACCATCCTGGAGCTGGCCCAGAAGGTGCTGTCCATGACCGGCTCTAAATCCAAGATCGTGTTCAAGCCGCTGCCCAAGGATGATCCCCTGCAGCGGCGCCCGGACATCTCCCTGGCCCGGGAGCAGTTGCGCTGGGAGCCCAAGATCAAGCTGGAAGAGGGGCTGATCAAGACCATCGCTTATTTCGACAAGCTGCTCAAGGCGGGCAGAACCGCCAAGTCTTTTGCCAAGCCAGTGATCCATCCCGCCGCCGAGGCGCAGTCGCTGCGCCTGAATTTTTGA
- a CDS encoding ChaB family protein, with product MASRKMSEPPDPKGSLPRHVLEIYLAAFNRAWNACAGDDDRRGHLSRAEIAHKAAWMAVRQQYEQPGGNARSGAED from the coding sequence ATGGCTTCCAGAAAGATGTCCGAGCCGCCGGACCCCAAGGGCAGCCTGCCCAGGCATGTACTGGAGATCTACCTGGCGGCGTTCAACCGCGCCTGGAATGCGTGCGCCGGCGATGATGACCGCAGAGGGCATCTCTCGCGCGCGGAAATCGCCCATAAAGCGGCTTGGATGGCGGTCAGGCAGCAGTATGAGCAGCCGGGCGGGAACGCCCGCAGCGGCGCGGAGGACTGA
- a CDS encoding BON domain-containing protein: protein MERNRFGKHDMRRRHPLDGQNQVDHSPEGVSGRDAGPGRHRHHAERSARPWADAEEGQSHARGGREVFHPEADYDEDNLAFIPNSYGGRYERRDMMQHRMDAQSGDYGSHRSWHAWERNPSGIAERQDERPRGGQRGKGPKGYQPSDERLKERLQEAFYDDDELDASEIEILVQGGEVTLQGAVAEREDRQRAEWLVERVAGHRVHVNNNLRVQGH, encoded by the coding sequence ATGGAACGCAATCGATTCGGCAAGCATGACATGCGGCGCCGGCACCCGCTGGACGGCCAGAATCAGGTGGATCACTCGCCGGAAGGCGTGTCCGGCCGCGACGCCGGGCCGGGCCGCCATCGCCATCACGCGGAACGCTCGGCGCGGCCTTGGGCCGATGCCGAAGAAGGACAGAGCCATGCGCGCGGCGGCCGCGAGGTGTTCCACCCGGAAGCGGATTACGACGAGGACAACCTGGCCTTCATCCCCAATTCCTACGGCGGGCGCTACGAGCGCCGCGACATGATGCAGCACCGCATGGATGCCCAGAGCGGCGACTATGGCAGCCACCGTTCCTGGCACGCTTGGGAACGCAATCCGTCGGGCATCGCGGAGCGGCAGGATGAGCGTCCGCGCGGCGGGCAGCGGGGCAAGGGGCCCAAGGGTTATCAACCCTCCGACGAACGCCTGAAGGAGCGGTTGCAAGAAGCGTTCTATGATGATGATGAACTGGATGCCAGCGAAATCGAGATCCTGGTCCAGGGCGGCGAGGTGACGCTGCAGGGCGCGGTGGCCGAGCGGGAGGACCGTCAGCGGGCGGAGTGGCTGGTCGAGCGCGTGGCGGGCCACCGGGTGCACGTCAACAACAATCTCCGTGTCCAGGGCCACTAG
- a CDS encoding NAD-dependent epimerase/dehydratase family protein, translating to MSKLVLITGGAGFIGSHLADELLAHGYRVRALDNLAPQVHGPDAKRPDYLHPDVELMVGDVRDPAAVRRALLGVDAVYHFAAVVGVGQSMYEIARYTDVNNMGTAVLLETLIQQPVERLIVASSMSIYGEGLYRGPDGSISAGVERSLAQLKAGDWEVRNADGEVLRPVPTPEDKAPALPSVYALSKYDQERMCLMIGRAYGISSVALRFFNIFGTRQALSNPYTGVLAIFASRFLNGNPPLINEDGYQQRDFVSVYDVARACRLALEVPEAADQVFNIASGNQYTIREVAERMAVALGKPQIRPEITGKYRVGDIRHCVADIGHARRVLGYEPRVSLEEGLVELAEWLEGQSAVDRVAEARAELAMRGLAL from the coding sequence ATGAGTAAACTTGTGTTGATTACGGGCGGGGCGGGCTTCATCGGCTCCCATCTCGCAGACGAACTGCTGGCCCACGGCTACCGGGTGCGCGCCCTGGACAACCTGGCGCCGCAGGTGCACGGGCCCGACGCCAAGCGGCCCGATTACCTGCATCCCGACGTGGAGCTGATGGTCGGCGACGTGCGCGACCCGGCCGCGGTGCGGCGCGCCCTGCTGGGCGTCGACGCGGTCTACCACTTCGCGGCGGTGGTCGGCGTGGGGCAGAGCATGTACGAGATCGCCCGCTACACCGACGTGAACAACATGGGCACGGCGGTGCTCCTGGAAACCCTGATCCAGCAGCCGGTGGAGCGCCTGATCGTGGCCTCCAGCATGAGCATTTACGGCGAGGGGCTCTATCGCGGGCCGGACGGCAGCATCTCCGCCGGCGTCGAACGCAGCCTGGCGCAGCTGAAGGCCGGCGACTGGGAGGTGCGCAACGCCGACGGCGAGGTCCTGAGGCCGGTGCCCACGCCGGAGGACAAGGCCCCGGCGCTGCCTTCCGTCTATGCCCTGTCCAAGTACGACCAGGAGCGCATGTGCCTGATGATCGGCCGCGCCTACGGCATCTCCAGCGTGGCGCTGCGTTTCTTCAACATCTTCGGCACGCGCCAGGCCCTGTCGAATCCCTACACCGGCGTGCTGGCCATCTTCGCCTCGCGCTTCCTGAACGGCAATCCGCCCCTGATCAACGAGGACGGCTACCAGCAGCGCGATTTCGTCAGCGTCTACGACGTGGCCCGCGCCTGCCGCCTGGCCCTGGAGGTGCCGGAGGCGGCGGACCAGGTCTTCAACATCGCCAGCGGCAACCAGTACACCATCCGCGAGGTGGCCGAGCGCATGGCCGTGGCCCTGGGCAAGCCGCAGATCCGGCCGGAGATCACCGGCAAGTACCGGGTCGGCGACATCCGCCACTGCGTGGCCGACATCGGCCATGCCCGCCGGGTGCTCGGCTACGAGCCGCGGGTGAGCCTGGAGGAGGGGCTGGTCGAGCTGGCCGAGTGGCTGGAAGGCCAGAGCGCCGTGGACCGCGTGGCCGAGGCGCGCGCCGAACTGGCCATGCGGGGACTGGCCCTATGA
- a CDS encoding SDR family NAD(P)-dependent oxidoreductase, with the protein MTQPIVGLVEWFRPGEHERVERVLADLRSLGVKDLRVGVSWADWFSADGEAWYRWLLPRLAQEVRILPCFLDALPFLNAVTRLTRPPHEPEAYADWIELFIARHGQTFEWLELWIDPFLRQPDAALDAGEQVCFSEMLSDAARRARKQGKKIVLGGLSPRYPKWLQVLAGHGLLAHVDALGLHAFPGTYDFQWEGWPDAVDRLRGMLAGPGAQPEIWISETGYATVRHDERQQLREFLAALDAPVTRVYWYGLEDRPVPAEAGDYQDERAAHFGLRQADGAPKLLFRLWATGGLDGVREAAWMTRQWRASRERVALITGGAGFIGTNLAHRLLGMGRPVLILDNLARPGVERNLQWLRDTHGERARFQLADMRDAGAVREAVARAEQVYHLAAQVAVTTSLVNPLHDFQVNALGTINLLEAVRAQDAPPPVLITSTNKVYGALEQVGLRLHGKRYEPEQDLLRGRGIGEEAPLDFHSPYGCSKGAADQYVLDYARSFGLATAVFRMSCIYGPHQFGTEDQGWVAHFLIRAIEDQPITLYGDGMQVRDVLFVEDLVDALLLAMERMDALSGQAFNMGGGPANSVSLLELIELIAELHGGTPDYRFGPWRVGDQRYYVSDTRKFQAATGWQPRVDVRTGVRRLYEWLLASRGLAPRRPKTAEAMR; encoded by the coding sequence ATGACACAGCCGATCGTAGGCCTGGTGGAGTGGTTCCGGCCCGGCGAGCATGAGCGCGTGGAGCGCGTGCTCGCCGACTTGCGCAGCCTGGGCGTGAAGGATCTGCGCGTCGGCGTGTCCTGGGCGGACTGGTTCTCGGCGGACGGCGAGGCCTGGTACCGCTGGCTGTTGCCGCGCTTGGCGCAGGAGGTGAGGATCCTGCCCTGCTTTCTCGACGCCCTGCCTTTCCTGAACGCGGTCACCCGCCTGACGCGCCCGCCCCACGAGCCCGAGGCCTATGCCGACTGGATCGAGCTCTTCATCGCCCGCCACGGCCAGACCTTCGAGTGGCTGGAGCTGTGGATCGATCCCTTCCTGCGGCAGCCGGACGCGGCGCTGGATGCCGGCGAGCAGGTGTGCTTCAGCGAGATGCTGAGCGACGCCGCCCGCCGGGCCCGCAAGCAGGGCAAGAAGATCGTCCTGGGCGGCCTCAGCCCGCGCTACCCCAAGTGGCTGCAGGTGCTGGCCGGCCATGGCCTGCTGGCGCACGTGGATGCGCTGGGCCTGCACGCCTTTCCGGGCACCTACGATTTCCAGTGGGAGGGCTGGCCCGATGCCGTCGACCGGCTGCGCGGCATGCTGGCCGGGCCGGGCGCGCAGCCGGAGATCTGGATCAGCGAAACGGGCTACGCCACCGTGCGCCATGACGAGCGCCAGCAGCTGCGCGAATTCCTTGCCGCCCTGGACGCCCCGGTGACGCGGGTCTACTGGTACGGCCTGGAGGACCGGCCCGTGCCGGCCGAGGCGGGCGATTATCAGGACGAGCGCGCGGCCCATTTCGGCCTGCGCCAGGCCGACGGCGCCCCCAAGCTGCTGTTCCGCCTGTGGGCGACGGGCGGCCTGGACGGCGTGCGCGAGGCGGCCTGGATGACCCGGCAGTGGCGGGCGAGCCGCGAGCGCGTGGCGCTCATCACCGGCGGCGCCGGCTTCATCGGCACCAATCTGGCCCATCGGCTGCTCGGCATGGGGCGGCCGGTGCTGATCCTGGACAACCTGGCCCGCCCCGGCGTGGAGCGCAACCTGCAGTGGCTGCGCGACACCCACGGCGAGCGTGCCCGCTTCCAACTGGCCGACATGCGCGATGCCGGCGCCGTGCGCGAGGCGGTGGCGCGGGCGGAGCAGGTCTACCACCTGGCGGCGCAGGTCGCCGTCACCACCAGCCTGGTCAACCCCCTGCACGATTTCCAGGTCAACGCCCTGGGCACCATCAATCTGCTGGAGGCGGTGCGCGCCCAGGACGCGCCGCCGCCGGTGCTCATCACGTCCACCAACAAGGTCTACGGCGCCCTGGAGCAGGTGGGCCTGCGCCTGCACGGCAAGCGCTACGAGCCCGAGCAGGACCTGCTGCGCGGCCGCGGCATCGGCGAGGAGGCGCCGCTGGACTTCCACAGCCCCTACGGCTGCTCCAAGGGCGCGGCGGACCAGTACGTGCTCGACTACGCCCGTTCCTTCGGGCTGGCCACCGCCGTGTTCCGCATGAGCTGCATCTACGGCCCGCACCAGTTCGGCACCGAGGACCAGGGCTGGGTGGCCCACTTCCTGATCCGCGCCATCGAGGATCAGCCCATCACCCTCTACGGCGACGGCATGCAGGTGCGCGACGTGCTCTTCGTGGAGGACCTGGTGGACGCCCTGCTGCTGGCCATGGAGCGCATGGACGCCCTGTCCGGCCAGGCCTTCAACATGGGCGGCGGGCCGGCCAACAGCGTGAGCCTGCTGGAGCTCATCGAGCTCATTGCCGAGCTGCACGGCGGCACGCCCGACTACCGCTTCGGCCCCTGGCGCGTGGGCGACCAGCGCTACTACGTGTCCGACACCCGCAAGTTCCAGGCCGCCACCGGCTGGCAGCCGCGCGTGGACGTGCGCACCGGCGTGCGGCGGCTCTACGAGTGGCTGCTGGCCAGCCGCGGGCTGGCGCCCCGGCGCCCGAAAACAGCGGAGGCAATGCGATGA
- a CDS encoding SDR family oxidoreductase, whose translation MAEQQHPVGQPPQQQEPPGRESDMTPRPRADDSRYRGSGKLANKAALITGGDSGIGRAVAIAFAKEGADVAIVYLSEHGDAEESKRLVEQQGRRCITIAGDAGDEGFCRQAVQQTLDAFGRLDVLVNNAAEQHPQKRLEDISAEQLEKTFRTNIFSYFFMTKAALPHLKAGAAIVNTTSVTAYKGSPELLDYSSTKGAIVAFTRSLSQSLAEQGIRVNAVAPGPIWTPLIPSTFPPEKVESFGKNVPLGRAGQPEEIAPSYVFLASDDASYMTGQVLHPNGGTVVNG comes from the coding sequence ATGGCAGAGCAGCAGCATCCGGTGGGCCAGCCCCCGCAGCAGCAGGAGCCGCCTGGCCGGGAATCCGACATGACGCCACGGCCCCGTGCTGACGACAGCCGGTATCGGGGCAGCGGCAAGCTGGCGAACAAGGCGGCGCTGATCACCGGCGGCGACAGCGGGATCGGGCGGGCGGTGGCGATCGCTTTTGCCAAGGAAGGGGCCGACGTGGCCATCGTCTATCTCAGCGAACATGGCGATGCCGAGGAAAGCAAGCGCCTGGTCGAGCAGCAGGGCCGGCGCTGCATCACCATCGCCGGCGATGCCGGGGACGAGGGCTTCTGCCGGCAGGCGGTGCAGCAGACCCTGGACGCCTTCGGCCGCCTGGACGTGCTGGTCAACAACGCCGCCGAGCAGCATCCGCAAAAGCGCCTCGAGGACATCAGCGCCGAGCAGCTGGAAAAGACCTTCCGCACCAACATCTTTTCCTACTTCTTCATGACCAAGGCGGCGCTGCCGCACCTGAAGGCGGGCGCGGCCATCGTCAACACCACTTCGGTGACCGCCTACAAGGGCAGCCCGGAGCTGCTGGATTACTCGTCCACCAAGGGGGCCATCGTCGCCTTCACCCGCTCCCTGTCCCAGTCCCTGGCGGAACAGGGCATCCGCGTCAACGCGGTGGCGCCGGGTCCCATCTGGACGCCGCTGATTCCCTCAACTTTTCCGCCCGAGAAGGTGGAGAGCTTCGGCAAGAACGTGCCCCTCGGGCGCGCCGGGCAGCCGGAGGAGATCGCCCCCAGCTACGTATTCCTGGCTTCGGACGATGCTTCCTACATGACCGGCCAGGTGCTGCATCCCAACGGCGGCACGGTGGTCAACGGCTGA